A DNA window from Maribellus comscasis contains the following coding sequences:
- a CDS encoding RagB/SusD family nutrient uptake outer membrane protein gives MKKILIIIICFTLFSCEDVLVENPKSIAVETFYNTSDELDAAIAAIYGTMKGGGCMGGRYPAAQNASVDYAYGRGSYAEVSEFQGLGSTNINRVQGIWEAFYQSIRNANLVIKNAPEGNELTSDEIAESVGEAKFLRALIYFIMVRNWGGLPIRTEDNMDEIDISRGSVDNVYELIKEDLLFAEANLPDEAPVSGRASKWAAKTVLADVYFYLGKYTDARDKALEVINSNKYSLVEVSDADDFANIYGPEVITTSEEIFYLKYSRDADQGWNYVLYNHHPGSGLHPNGGYYIIYTDKEESSFIKNWDTEDLRYKYQWYDWDIGFGSSTMLNKKFADPDATSTYGAGNDYPLYRYADVLLLYAEADCQVSNAPTTDAMEKLNMIHRRAYGKNPLVSSEIDFQLLDYDKESFIELVLKERGYETMWEGKRWLDLKRTGEVTEIIKDATGKDVAEKHLLWPIPVSELEYNKAITADEQNPGY, from the coding sequence ATGAAAAAGATATTAATAATCATAATATGTTTCACATTATTTTCATGTGAAGATGTTTTAGTTGAGAATCCAAAATCAATTGCAGTAGAAACATTTTATAATACATCCGATGAACTTGATGCAGCAATAGCAGCAATATATGGGACAATGAAAGGCGGTGGTTGCATGGGAGGTCGATACCCGGCAGCTCAAAATGCAAGTGTTGATTATGCTTATGGTCGTGGAAGTTATGCTGAAGTAAGTGAGTTTCAAGGATTAGGTTCTACAAATATTAACCGGGTGCAGGGAATATGGGAAGCTTTTTACCAAAGCATTCGAAATGCTAATTTAGTTATAAAAAATGCTCCTGAAGGAAATGAGTTAACTTCCGACGAGATTGCAGAATCAGTGGGCGAAGCAAAATTTTTAAGGGCCTTAATTTATTTTATAATGGTCCGAAACTGGGGGGGACTTCCAATCCGGACAGAAGACAATATGGACGAAATAGATATTTCCCGTGGTAGTGTCGACAATGTGTACGAACTGATCAAAGAAGACCTTCTGTTTGCAGAGGCAAACCTTCCGGATGAAGCCCCCGTATCAGGAAGAGCTTCAAAATGGGCTGCGAAAACAGTTCTCGCTGATGTTTATTTTTATTTAGGAAAGTATACCGATGCAAGAGATAAAGCCTTAGAAGTTATCAATTCAAATAAGTATAGTTTGGTAGAAGTTTCTGATGCCGATGATTTCGCTAATATTTATGGGCCGGAAGTAATTACAACATCTGAAGAAATATTTTATTTGAAATACTCAAGAGATGCAGACCAGGGATGGAATTATGTTTTGTATAATCATCATCCGGGGTCTGGATTACATCCTAACGGAGGGTATTACATTATTTATACCGATAAAGAAGAAAGTTCATTTATTAAGAATTGGGATACAGAAGATCTTCGTTATAAATATCAATGGTATGATTGGGATATTGGTTTTGGGAGCAGTACGATGCTAAATAAAAAATTTGCCGATCCAGATGCAACTTCGACATATGGAGCAGGGAATGATTATCCATTATACCGTTATGCTGATGTTTTATTATTATATGCTGAAGCTGATTGCCAGGTATCTAATGCCCCAACAACGGATGCAATGGAAAAGCTTAATATGATTCACAGGCGGGCATATGGAAAAAATCCTTTAGTCTCTTCTGAAATTGATTTTCAACTTTTGGATTACGACAAAGAATCTTTTATTGAGTTGGTTCTGAAAGAAAGAGGATATGAAACCATGTGGGAAGGAAAAAGATGGCTCGACCTGAAAAGGACTGGGGAAGTTACTGAAATTATTAAAGATGCAACAGGTAAAGATGTTGCGGAAAAACATTTACTTTGGCCAATTCCCGTTTCAGAGTTGGAATACAATAAAGCAATTACAGCAGACGAACAAAATCCAGGTTATTAG
- a CDS encoding lyase family protein, which produces MNFKRNNQENFMRKITHTAILTIFFECMFSFVFAGHSVPVNNESTDSETVSELLNRIDEIYKIGCDDWITASWSTMLIKQGIVPKEGASRAARVIMEMIEKPGPVRGSGWDYFMDTQAYFNEKLGKEVGGNLMVVRTTPPARQTVYVRYHLLKRLCQIYDMQLALLNLAEKHKETIMPGYTHERHAQPTTYAHYLMSVFDAVQRSTETLDLGYHQMSLNEMGCGALAGTSWNIDRNLVSKYLGMEGLIENSNDAAGYTDGYLVVVCGLTNITNILSRMALELTYWSGAEYGFIESGNKGTSFLMPQKSDNPNAMEIVQLTAGQMTGHLVSISVAGLRVPQGDSHHMLHMEDPTMEALDASERCITLMTSEVSRLDVNKKRMYDLIKESYIASTELANQMVRDYGLDYRTSHKIVHSFVLASEEQSIPATNASANLLNNAALEIIGRKLNINDKQLRGILNPEHFINVTNSQGGVAPEEVERMIVERKQTLEQYREKLLKRIKVLEDGQKRMISDLNSFENQ; this is translated from the coding sequence ATGAATTTTAAAAGAAATAATCAAGAAAATTTTATGCGCAAAATTACACATACAGCCATTCTTACTATATTCTTCGAATGTATGTTTTCTTTTGTTTTTGCGGGACATTCTGTACCTGTAAACAATGAGAGTACTGATTCAGAAACAGTAAGCGAATTGCTAAATAGAATTGATGAAATTTATAAAATTGGATGCGATGATTGGATTACTGCATCCTGGAGTACAATGCTAATAAAGCAGGGAATCGTTCCTAAAGAAGGAGCAAGCAGGGCTGCTCGTGTTATTATGGAAATGATTGAAAAACCAGGACCTGTGCGCGGAAGTGGATGGGACTACTTTATGGATACGCAGGCCTATTTTAATGAAAAATTAGGTAAAGAAGTAGGTGGTAATTTAATGGTTGTCAGAACGACTCCTCCAGCACGCCAAACGGTTTATGTAAGATATCACCTGTTAAAACGACTTTGTCAGATATATGATATGCAACTGGCATTGCTTAACCTGGCTGAGAAACATAAAGAAACAATTATGCCTGGCTATACCCATGAGCGGCATGCGCAACCAACAACATATGCACATTACCTTATGTCGGTATTTGATGCGGTTCAGAGAAGTACAGAAACTCTTGATTTAGGTTATCATCAAATGAGTTTGAATGAGATGGGGTGCGGAGCGCTTGCCGGGACAAGTTGGAATATTGACCGAAATCTTGTTAGCAAGTATTTGGGAATGGAAGGATTAATTGAAAATAGTAACGATGCGGCAGGTTACACCGATGGTTATCTTGTTGTTGTGTGTGGTTTGACCAATATAACAAATATTCTAAGCAGGATGGCTTTGGAACTCACTTATTGGTCGGGAGCGGAATATGGTTTTATTGAAAGTGGGAACAAAGGAACAAGTTTTTTAATGCCACAAAAGAGTGATAATCCAAATGCAATGGAAATAGTTCAGCTAACCGCGGGCCAAATGACCGGGCACCTTGTTTCTATATCGGTAGCCGGATTGCGAGTGCCTCAGGGAGATAGCCATCATATGTTGCATATGGAAGATCCCACAATGGAGGCTTTGGATGCATCAGAAAGGTGTATTACTTTGATGACTTCTGAAGTTAGTAGATTGGACGTAAATAAAAAAAGGATGTATGATCTAATTAAAGAATCTTACATTGCTTCCACTGAACTGGCCAACCAAATGGTACGCGACTACGGTTTGGACTATCGAACGTCACATAAGATTGTTCATAGTTTTGTTCTTGCTTCCGAAGAACAATCAATTCCCGCAACAAATGCAAGTGCAAATCTTCTAAATAATGCCGCCCTGGAGATTATTGGCAGAAAACTTAATATTAATGATAAACAATTACGAGGAATCCTTAATCCGGAGCATTTTATTAATGTGACTAATAGCCAGGGAGGTGTTGCACCTGAAGAAGTAGAGAGGATGATAGTAGAGCGAAAACAAACGCTGGAACAGTACAGGGAAAAACTACTGAAAAGGATAAAAGTGCTTGAAGATGGTCAGAAAAGAATGATTTCTGATTTGAATTCATTTGAGAATCAATAA
- a CDS encoding MmgE/PrpD family protein, with amino-acid sequence MRSFVIFFLLFSFFSVIFCFGSDAGEPFRLHQTIQRSEKEVGDDITLALSKLAIETKADEIPDAAFSAAKAALLDALGCAFAGHSGSGVSEIIELTKYWGGREEATVWFEGTKVPITEATFANSVQLHAMDFDDYHPASDAHITAILVPTVISMGELTNSSGEEILTALIVGAEIIGRLGRAYKARRIHSGFLPTSIIGGFGATAAACRLKKCSVEETVNAMGIWYAHASGNRQALFDRTLTKRIQPGIAAKASVFAAYLAHIGITGPTRIIGEQPASLLQIYGCNAELAPPAINEIMAEYDTWQIEQLDYKRYACCGYSSKAIKTAIDFSSIRHDIKPEDIKEIRLFGDDINSPFAGVAWEDSPTPQVLAQFCVTYAAASAVKNRRYSPAEISLQRLTQDKEIDSLARRTRICSWDEWTGEPPNAPFAMHFELKDGRKLIQIFESFQRYKWPEDYNDLVIKFKENVMFSGMVDDSEVDELISEIESFEDKKNIRNFINKWLVQKN; translated from the coding sequence ATGAGAAGCTTTGTTATTTTCTTTTTGTTGTTTAGTTTCTTTTCAGTAATATTTTGCTTTGGCTCTGACGCAGGAGAGCCATTTCGCCTTCACCAAACAATACAAAGATCAGAAAAAGAAGTTGGAGATGATATAACATTGGCTCTTTCAAAACTGGCAATAGAGACAAAAGCTGATGAAATTCCAGATGCAGCGTTTTCAGCAGCTAAAGCTGCTTTGTTAGATGCACTTGGATGTGCTTTTGCCGGACATAGTGGTTCTGGTGTATCAGAAATTATTGAACTAACGAAATATTGGGGAGGCCGGGAAGAGGCAACTGTTTGGTTTGAAGGAACAAAGGTTCCCATAACTGAAGCAACCTTTGCAAACAGTGTCCAGCTTCATGCCATGGATTTTGACGATTACCATCCTGCTTCAGACGCACATATTACTGCCATATTAGTACCCACAGTAATATCAATGGGAGAACTTACAAATTCTTCAGGAGAAGAAATTCTTACAGCTCTTATAGTTGGTGCAGAGATAATCGGAAGATTAGGGCGCGCTTACAAAGCGAGAAGGATACATTCAGGGTTTCTTCCTACCTCAATAATAGGTGGATTCGGCGCAACTGCGGCAGCCTGTCGTTTGAAGAAATGTTCTGTTGAAGAAACTGTAAATGCGATGGGAATCTGGTATGCTCATGCATCAGGGAACAGGCAGGCTCTTTTTGATCGTACACTAACCAAGAGAATCCAACCCGGAATTGCCGCAAAGGCAAGTGTATTTGCTGCTTATCTTGCCCATATCGGAATAACTGGTCCAACTCGTATTATTGGAGAACAACCAGCATCATTGCTTCAAATATACGGCTGTAATGCTGAACTGGCTCCTCCTGCAATAAATGAAATTATGGCTGAATATGATACATGGCAGATTGAACAACTGGATTATAAACGCTATGCATGTTGCGGCTACAGTAGTAAGGCTATAAAAACTGCAATAGATTTTTCCTCAATTAGGCATGATATAAAGCCTGAAGATATTAAGGAAATCAGGCTTTTTGGAGATGATATTAACTCTCCATTTGCAGGAGTAGCCTGGGAGGATAGTCCGACGCCCCAGGTCCTGGCTCAATTTTGTGTTACCTATGCAGCTGCTTCGGCTGTAAAAAACCGACGTTATAGTCCTGCAGAGATATCCCTTCAGCGGTTAACTCAAGATAAGGAAATCGATTCACTGGCACGTCGAACAAGGATATGCAGTTGGGATGAGTGGACAGGAGAGCCCCCAAATGCACCTTTTGCTATGCATTTTGAATTAAAGGATGGTCGTAAACTTATACAAATATTCGAAAGCTTTCAACGTTATAAATGGCCTGAGGATTATAATGATTTAGTGATTAAATTCAAAGAAAATGTTATGTTTTCCGGAATGGTTGATGACTCTGAAGTAGATGAATTGATATCAGAAATAGAAAGCTTTGAAGACAAAAAAAATATTAGAAATTTTATCAATAAATGGTTAGTTCAAAAAAATTAA
- a CDS encoding sensor histidine kinase produces the protein MTKNHTPIFLRYRFWWHVLFWVVVLVVFWLIYAGHRGEYYQEFIINVIQLPAKMIGTYTFIYLILPLATEKRKFVTFGVFVVIHFFLYGIILRASYYFTNPFPGDIDFERIPFFDLTRILTKAASDYVLPGIASAIYFFKRWYIEEQKNKKMAEEKLAAELNFLKAQIHPHFLFNTLNNLYTLTLLKSEEAPDIVLKLSELLDYMIYKSNIRFVPLANELEIVEGYIDLEKMRYSERLELSYSVNGEADKHQIAPLILLPFIENCFKHGASKDRIKPVVDIEINIMSEFLTLKAINSVPEKKGKEEPENEGIGLSNVKRRLELIYPDKYELEINSNNRLFGVELKIFWV, from the coding sequence ATGACAAAGAATCATACTCCAATATTTTTAAGGTATAGGTTTTGGTGGCATGTCCTGTTCTGGGTGGTTGTATTGGTGGTATTCTGGCTTATTTATGCCGGGCACAGGGGCGAATACTATCAGGAATTTATTATCAATGTAATTCAGTTACCCGCCAAAATGATAGGTACTTACACTTTTATTTACCTGATTCTTCCGCTGGCTACCGAAAAAAGAAAATTTGTGACTTTTGGAGTTTTTGTAGTGATTCACTTTTTTCTTTATGGAATTATACTTCGTGCTTCCTATTATTTCACGAATCCTTTTCCCGGGGATATCGATTTTGAGCGGATTCCGTTTTTTGATTTGACCAGGATTCTCACCAAGGCTGCTTCAGATTATGTACTGCCGGGTATAGCGTCTGCAATCTACTTCTTTAAAAGATGGTATATTGAAGAACAGAAGAATAAAAAGATGGCAGAAGAAAAACTCGCAGCTGAACTAAATTTTTTAAAAGCGCAGATACACCCGCATTTTCTGTTTAATACCTTGAATAACTTATATACACTAACATTACTAAAATCTGAAGAAGCTCCGGATATTGTCTTAAAATTATCAGAGTTGCTTGACTATATGATTTATAAGAGCAATATCAGGTTTGTCCCTCTGGCAAATGAATTGGAAATTGTTGAGGGGTATATTGACCTCGAGAAAATGAGATATAGCGAAAGACTCGAATTATCATACTCGGTAAACGGAGAAGCTGATAAACACCAGATTGCGCCTCTTATATTGCTTCCATTTATTGAGAATTGTTTCAAACACGGTGCGAGTAAAGATCGTATAAAACCAGTGGTTGACATTGAAATAAATATCATGTCTGAGTTTCTTACTTTAAAAGCAATCAATTCAGTTCCTGAAAAAAAAGGAAAAGAGGAGCCTGAAAATGAAGGTATTGGATTGAGCAATGTGAAAAGAAGGCTTGAGTTGATTTATCCTGATAAATACGAGCTTGAAATCAATTCAAATAACAGGTTGTTTGGGGTGGAATTAAAAATATTTTGGGTGTAA
- a CDS encoding LytR/AlgR family response regulator transcription factor, with amino-acid sequence METKVQCLIVDDEPLAIELLKLHLSKLSSIEIAGAVEDAVDAIDFLNTHKVDLMFLDIHMPEMKGTELLRSLKNPPAVIFTTAYRQYALEGYDLNVLDYLVKPISFGRLTQAVEKYFAYHIQGRSKFLREAEKSEEFLYLQERSFIHKIPLIEIVYAESMGDNLTFYLNNREITSRCTVSSVEEFLSRNGFLRIHRSYIVSLKRITSFGPVSVFIGQKELPIGKTYRKNVLDQLNYKAFFNK; translated from the coding sequence ATGGAAACAAAAGTACAATGTTTGATCGTGGATGATGAACCTCTGGCCATTGAGTTACTGAAGTTACATTTGAGTAAGCTTAGTTCTATAGAAATAGCAGGTGCAGTTGAAGATGCAGTTGATGCGATTGATTTTTTGAATACACATAAAGTTGATCTTATGTTTTTGGATATCCACATGCCCGAAATGAAAGGAACAGAATTACTAAGATCGTTAAAAAATCCTCCTGCTGTTATCTTTACAACAGCCTACCGCCAGTATGCGCTTGAAGGCTACGACCTGAATGTACTCGACTATTTGGTAAAACCTATTTCATTCGGGCGTTTAACGCAGGCCGTTGAAAAATATTTTGCTTATCATATCCAGGGAAGAAGCAAGTTTTTACGTGAAGCTGAAAAAAGCGAAGAATTTCTTTATTTGCAGGAAAGAAGTTTTATTCACAAAATTCCACTCATTGAAATTGTATATGCAGAAAGTATGGGGGATAACCTGACCTTTTATCTCAACAACAGAGAGATTACCAGCAGATGCACCGTTTCTTCGGTGGAAGAATTTTTGTCACGGAATGGTTTTTTAAGGATACATCGTTCCTATATCGTTTCTCTTAAGCGAATAACAAGCTTTGGCCCGGTGAGTGTTTTTATCGGGCAGAAGGAGTTGCCCATCGGAAAAACTTATCGGAAAAACGTACTTGATCAGCTTAATTATAAAGCATTTTTTAACAAATAA
- a CDS encoding glycoside hydrolase family 3 N-terminal domain-containing protein, whose amino-acid sequence MNRTKKTNTSEGLLLTMVILMVFGAFLFTACKTNSYPQKTEPVGSGDVKWEEKQAPEGWSMVSNKNGTTLGYSMTSGLSLIQVDGYAFKDLNRNNLLDEFEDWRLDFETRAKAMVDEISVEQMMGMKMNPFGGWRVNPDSLDSVMKNSLDLGYRQLRAPRGGTADAKTKVNWNNMVQEYIESLDEIVCVPAVWIDDPRSGDVSSWPSNLGMAATFDPEVGAQYGRMMSEEWRAMGISMQVATQMDLATEPRWKRIPGTFGEDPALSMDMARAVINGWQSTYDEEGNDLGWGKHSVNNQMKHFPGDGAAEGGRESHTRDGAYNIFPGGQFFTHVLPFLACMDLPGKTKTVSAAMTNYSVGIEADGSPVGEERVGSSYSQYKINDLLRDKYGWDGYILTDFGILTSKNYGVEDLSPVEKRLAILEAGCDAFGGEGGGLQESVDIAMEAYELGCANRGKAEMDKIMKKGTERILRTHFNIGIVDNPYLSVKVAESTYKKPEHEAAGHQAHLKSVVMLKNSGGIIHKASAEAERPKVYIPRLYSAATGGWRRTPASAEPGFNLEAAGEYYDVVTDALADKFTAPADEKGNPTLSPNDIIRASKEEIAECDFAVVRITSPQNGNPTFMESGGMRDDGVESKDIAAEREKYIYLPISLQYRPYTANSEFVRQESLGGDMIEMPEQSAEGETKKFIKENRSYYGKTGIITNESHLDLVLNIAALADKVIVAVDASSPMVFGEFESEVDAILVGFGGGRSAWLPDEVFLEIIAGQVEPSGLLPLQMPANMETVEAQFEDVPRDMECYTDNEGNSYDFAFGLNWSGVISDKRTAEYNVEPIVGEAPRN is encoded by the coding sequence ATGAACCGAACTAAAAAAACTAACACATCAGAAGGACTGTTACTTACGATGGTAATATTGATGGTTTTTGGAGCCTTTTTATTTACCGCATGTAAAACGAATAGTTATCCCCAAAAAACTGAGCCTGTTGGTTCGGGCGATGTTAAGTGGGAGGAAAAACAGGCTCCGGAAGGTTGGAGTATGGTAAGCAATAAAAACGGGACTACTCTTGGATATTCGATGACTTCGGGGCTTTCACTTATCCAGGTGGATGGATACGCATTTAAAGATCTCAATAGAAATAACTTGCTGGATGAATTTGAAGACTGGCGCCTTGATTTTGAAACAAGGGCGAAAGCCATGGTGGATGAGATTTCGGTTGAGCAGATGATGGGCATGAAAATGAATCCTTTTGGCGGCTGGAGGGTTAATCCTGATTCACTTGACTCCGTAATGAAAAATTCACTGGATCTGGGTTACAGACAACTTCGGGCGCCCCGCGGAGGCACTGCTGACGCAAAGACAAAGGTTAACTGGAACAATATGGTACAGGAATATATTGAAAGCCTGGATGAAATTGTCTGTGTTCCTGCGGTTTGGATAGATGATCCCCGGTCGGGAGACGTATCAAGCTGGCCTAGTAATCTTGGTATGGCGGCGACCTTTGATCCTGAAGTTGGAGCCCAATATGGCAGAATGATGTCAGAAGAATGGCGTGCAATGGGGATATCAATGCAGGTCGCAACGCAAATGGACCTTGCAACGGAACCACGATGGAAACGAATTCCAGGGACGTTTGGAGAAGATCCTGCGCTGTCGATGGATATGGCCAGGGCTGTAATCAATGGCTGGCAATCAACCTACGATGAAGAAGGAAACGATCTGGGCTGGGGAAAACACAGTGTAAACAATCAGATGAAACATTTTCCCGGAGACGGTGCCGCTGAAGGTGGTCGTGAGTCGCACACACGTGACGGAGCATATAACATTTTCCCGGGAGGTCAGTTTTTTACACATGTTTTGCCATTTCTTGCCTGCATGGATTTGCCCGGGAAAACCAAAACGGTATCGGCTGCCATGACAAACTATTCGGTAGGAATTGAAGCAGATGGATCGCCGGTGGGAGAGGAGCGTGTAGGCTCAAGCTATAGTCAATATAAAATCAACGATTTGTTGCGGGATAAGTACGGCTGGGACGGTTATATTTTAACTGACTTTGGCATTCTTACCAGCAAGAATTATGGCGTTGAAGATTTAAGCCCGGTTGAAAAAAGACTAGCCATCCTGGAAGCGGGTTGTGATGCATTTGGAGGCGAAGGTGGTGGCTTGCAGGAAAGTGTTGATATTGCAATGGAAGCTTATGAACTTGGGTGCGCCAATCGGGGTAAAGCTGAAATGGATAAAATCATGAAAAAAGGAACGGAGAGGATTCTTCGAACTCACTTTAATATCGGCATTGTTGACAATCCATATCTGAGTGTTAAAGTTGCCGAATCTACTTACAAGAAACCTGAGCATGAAGCGGCCGGCCATCAGGCACACCTTAAATCGGTTGTAATGCTGAAGAACAGCGGCGGCATCATTCACAAAGCATCAGCTGAAGCTGAAAGACCCAAAGTATATATTCCCCGGTTATATTCGGCAGCGACAGGTGGGTGGAGAAGGACACCTGCATCCGCAGAACCGGGATTTAATCTTGAAGCAGCCGGAGAATATTACGATGTGGTGACCGATGCGCTGGCTGATAAGTTTACCGCCCCGGCTGATGAAAAAGGTAATCCAACCTTATCTCCAAACGATATAATACGCGCATCAAAAGAAGAAATAGCTGAATGTGATTTTGCCGTTGTAAGAATAACCAGTCCGCAAAACGGAAATCCAACATTTATGGAATCCGGAGGCATGAGGGATGACGGTGTGGAATCTAAAGATATCGCAGCTGAGCGCGAGAAATATATCTATCTGCCAATTTCATTACAATATCGGCCATATACTGCCAATTCAGAATTTGTGCGTCAGGAGTCTTTAGGGGGAGATATGATAGAGATGCCAGAGCAATCGGCTGAGGGAGAAACAAAGAAGTTCATAAAGGAAAATCGTTCCTATTATGGCAAGACAGGAATCATAACAAATGAAAGTCATCTGGACCTGGTGCTGAACATCGCGGCTCTGGCTGACAAAGTCATTGTTGCAGTAGATGCATCTAGTCCTATGGTTTTTGGGGAATTTGAGAGCGAAGTTGATGCAATCCTCGTGGGATTTGGTGGTGGCCGGTCTGCCTGGTTGCCTGATGAGGTATTTCTTGAGATTATAGCGGGGCAGGTAGAGCCTTCCGGATTGCTGCCGCTTCAGATGCCCGCGAATATGGAGACTGTCGAGGCGCAATTTGAGGATGTGCCAAGGGATATGGAATGTTATACTGACAATGAAGGCAATAGCTATGACTTTGCATTTGGTCTGAATTGGTCGGGTGTAATCAGCGATAAGCGAACAGCAGAATATAATGTAGAACCAATTGTAGGTGAAGCACCACGAAACTAA
- a CDS encoding rhamnogalacturonan acetylesterase: MTRIIIIWVLILSFNVSFATINGGNTKIQQKQPDYQQSKAQIWKFDFGKGKVNEGFTSITDESLYSEKTGYGIIPFGDIKAFKQNGLEEATNDGLSSDAPFYFQLDVPEGRYKITLALGNSKEESAITVKAESRRLMLENIKINKGDIVIKTIVVDVRFPQINDTESIRLKSRELPYKNWDKSLNLEFNGKNPSVRSIQIEKADELPVIFLAGNSTVTDQDYEPWASWGQMFTRFLKPEIVVANFAESGETLKAFRGENRLKKILSVMKPGDYLFIEFAHNDQKPGSSHVEPFTSYQEELRYYMNEAKKKGGKTVFVTSTNRRKFDDEGKIVNTLEEYPDAMRQLAAKENIPLIDLNAMSKDFYEALGIEGSKNAFVHYPANTFPNQEEPLADNTHFNAYGAYELAKCVVQGILEQNLDLTKYVVNDFGKFNPSKPDTFKNFFWPDSPFAEIKKPDGN; encoded by the coding sequence ATGACTAGAATTATAATTATTTGGGTTTTAATTTTGAGCTTTAATGTCAGCTTTGCAACAATTAACGGTGGAAATACTAAAATTCAGCAGAAACAGCCGGACTATCAGCAAAGCAAAGCACAAATCTGGAAGTTTGATTTTGGTAAAGGAAAAGTAAATGAGGGTTTTACTTCTATTACAGATGAATCATTATATTCTGAAAAAACCGGCTATGGAATAATTCCCTTTGGAGATATAAAAGCATTCAAACAAAATGGTTTAGAAGAAGCAACAAATGACGGGCTTAGCTCGGATGCGCCATTTTATTTTCAACTTGATGTGCCGGAAGGACGCTACAAAATCACTCTTGCACTTGGCAATTCAAAAGAAGAATCAGCAATCACCGTTAAAGCAGAATCACGTCGGCTGATGCTCGAAAATATAAAAATAAATAAGGGAGATATTGTAATCAAAACAATTGTTGTGGATGTTCGTTTTCCTCAAATCAATGATACAGAAAGCATTCGGCTTAAATCGAGAGAACTACCATACAAGAACTGGGATAAGAGTTTGAATCTTGAATTCAACGGTAAAAATCCTTCCGTTCGTTCCATTCAGATTGAAAAAGCGGATGAACTTCCTGTAATATTTCTTGCCGGCAATTCAACAGTTACCGATCAGGACTATGAGCCCTGGGCATCGTGGGGACAAATGTTTACACGATTTCTGAAACCAGAAATTGTTGTTGCTAATTTTGCCGAATCAGGGGAAACACTAAAAGCATTTAGAGGGGAAAACCGTTTGAAGAAAATCCTAAGTGTAATGAAGCCCGGCGATTACCTGTTTATAGAATTCGCACACAATGATCAGAAACCGGGTAGTAGCCATGTGGAACCTTTTACCAGCTATCAGGAAGAATTGCGTTATTATATGAATGAGGCCAAAAAGAAAGGTGGAAAAACAGTATTCGTTACTTCGACCAACAGGCGCAAGTTTGACGATGAGGGAAAAATTGTGAATACACTGGAGGAATACCCCGATGCTATGCGGCAACTGGCTGCAAAAGAAAATATTCCACTAATCGATCTGAATGCTATGAGCAAGGATTTTTATGAAGCTTTGGGAATTGAGGGTTCAAAAAATGCTTTTGTGCATTACCCGGCAAATACTTTTCCTAATCAGGAAGAACCTTTGGCGGATAATACGCATTTTAATGCATACGGTGCTTACGAACTTGCAAAATGTGTTGTTCAGGGAATACTGGAGCAAAATTTAGATCTGACAAAATATGTAGTAAATGATTTCGGGAAATTTAATCCATCAAAACCCGACACGTTTAAAAATTTCTTTTGGCCGGATAGTCCGTTTGCAGAAATTAAAAAGCCCGATGGTAACTAA